Proteins from one Gossypium raimondii isolate GPD5lz chromosome 8, ASM2569854v1, whole genome shotgun sequence genomic window:
- the LOC105790543 gene encoding 60S ribosomal protein L13-2 produces MVKHNNVVPNGHFKKHWQNYVKTWFNQPARKARRRIARQKKAVRIFPRPTAGPLRPIVHGQTLKYNMKLRAGKGFTLEELKAAGISKKLAPTIGISVDHRRKNRSLEGLQANVQRLKTYKAKLVVFPRRARKSKAGDSTAEELATATQMQGPYMPIYREKPSVELVKVTEEMKSFKAYNKLRVERTNARHIGARLKKAAEAEKEDKK; encoded by the exons ATGGTTAAACATAACAATGTTGTGCCAAATGGCCATTTCAAGAAGCATTGGCAGAACTATGTGAAAACTTGGTTCAATCAGCCTGCAAGGAAGGCTAGAAGAAGAATTG CAAGGCAAAAGAAGGCCGTGAGGATCTTCCCAAGGCCAACTGCTGGACCTCTACGCCCTATTGTCCATGGACAGACTTTGAAGTATAACATGAAGTTGAGAGCTGGCAAGGGTTTCACCCTTGAAGAGCTTAAA GCTGCGGGTATTTCAAAAAAACTTGCACCCACCATCGGTATCTCAGTTGATCACCGTCGTAAGAACCGATCTCTTGAAGGTCTTCAAGCCAATGTTCAGAGGCTTAAGACTTACAAGGCCAAACTTGTTGTCTTCCCTAGACGTGCTCGCAAGTCTAAG GCCGGTGATTCTACTGCTGAGGAGCTTGCAACTGCAACCCAAATGCAAGGACCATACATGCCTATTTATCGTGAGAAGCCTTCTGTTGAGCTGGTGAAGGTCACCGAGGAGATGAAGTCATTCAAGGCCTACAACAAGCTTCGTGTCGAACGTACGAATGCACGACATATCGGTGCCAGATTGAAGAAGGCTGCTGAGGCTGAGAAAGAAGATAAGAAGTAA
- the LOC105793535 gene encoding zinc transporter 5, producing the protein MIKFNQAQLFTFLCFFFILFSPLVRGDCTCEPEDEDRNKPLALKYKMAAIVSILVAGAIGVCFPLLGKTIDALRPEKDIFFVIKAFAAGVILSTGFIHVLPDATENLTSPCLNQNPWGKFPFAGLVAMVSAIATLLVDTFVTSHYTKSHLNNTQQGHGDEEKKTKENEIDVVHVHAHASSISGSTQLLRYRVVSQVLELGIVVHSVIIGISLGASESPKTIKPLVAALTFHQFFEGMGLGGCILQARHRARSVAIMVLFFALTTPVGIGIGIGISNTYNENSPTALVVEGMLNAASAGILIYMALVDLLAADFMNPKLQNNGKVGASAGVSLLLGSALMSLLAVWA; encoded by the coding sequence GCACATGTGAACCCGAGGATGAAGATCGGAACAAGCCACTAGCTTTGAAATACAAGATGGCCGCTATAGTTTCGATTCTTGTAGCTGGAGCCATCGGTGTTTGTTTTCCGCTACTAGGGAAAACTATCGACGCTTTACGTCCTGAAAAGGACATTTTCTTCGTCATCAAAGCTTTTGCGGCCGGTGTCATATTGTCCACTGGGTTTATCCATGTTCTCCCCGATGCTACTGAGAACTTGACATCTCCTTGCCTCAATCAAAACCCTTGGGGGAAGTTTCCTTTTGCTGGATTAGTCGCGATGGTATCCGCAATTGCTACGTTGTTGGTAGATACGTTTGTCACTTCTCATTACACCAAGTCTCACCTAAATAACACCCAACAGGGCCATGGCGACGAAGAgaagaaaacaaaggaaaatgaaaTAGATGTTGTACATGTTCATGCTCATGCGAGTTCAATTTCGGGTTCAACTCAGCTTCTCCGATACCGAGTAGTATCACAGGTTTTGGAATTGGGAATAGTAGTGCACTCTGTGATAATAGGGATATCTTTGGGTGCTTCTGAAAGTCCCAAGACTATAAAACCATTGGTGGCTGCACTCACTTTTCATCAGTTCTTTGAAGGCATGGGACTCGGTGGATGCATTTTGCAGGCACGACACAGGGCTCGATCTGTGGCGATTATGGTACTGTTTTTCGCATTGACGACGCCGGTGGGAATTGGAATAGGAATAGGAATATCAAATACATACAATGAGAACAGCCCGACGGCATTAGTTGTGGAAGGGATGTTGAATGCCGCATCGGCGGGGATCTTAATATATATGGCGCTGGTGGATCTTTTGGCTGCTGATTTCATGAACCCAAAGTTGCAAAATAATGGAAAAGTGGGTGCAAGCGCCGGTGTTTCCCTTCTTCTTGGCTCTGCTCTAATGTCCCTTTTAGCTGTGTGGGCTTAA